The DNA segment CTGGTTGCTTGCTTGGTGGCCCGAAGGCAGCGATAATTGAGTTCTGTACGGCCAATGTGATGCGTAACCGTTCACGCGATTTGTATGAACGGCCAAGACAAAACAAAATGAGGTGATCCATGTCTACGGTACTCAAAGGCGTTACGCTGGCCGAGTATGAGGCTCACGAACGAGCGTCCGAGATAAAGAGCGAATACTATCGCGGCGAGATATTCGCCATGGCTGGCGGTTCCGCCAATCACGGTCTGATAGCTGCTAACATCGTGCGCGAGCTGGGCAATGCGCTCAAAGATCGACCGTGTCGGGTTTTTAACAGCGACCTGCGTGTCAAGGTCGAAGAGACGGGCTTGTACACTTATCCAGATGTGTCTGTTGTCTGCGGGCCGTTGCAGTACGACAACGATGTTAGCCAGACGGTGACCAATCCTATCTTGCTGGTCGAAGTTCTGTCGGATGCTAGCGAGTCGTACGATCGCGGCACCAAGGCAACTCATTACCGCCGCATTCTCAGCCTCCAAGAATTTGTACTGGTTTCTCAGAAGAGTTCTGCCGTAGAGACGCTAGTTCGTCAGGCCGCCGGTGCTTGGCTGTTGCGCGAGGCGTGCCGTTTGGAAGAACACATTCGATTCCAGTCGCTCGATCTGTCGCTGGCCCTAAGCGAAATCTATCGCGGCGTGACGTTTGACCCCGACGCTATCATGCGCTAGCACTCGGAAATAATGCGAGCGGGTTGGGGAGTGTTTAGCCGGGCCGCAAACAAATGTAGCAACCGTCACCAGTCGCTGGCTAGCGTGCCAGACCAGCATCTGGCGAAAGTGGCTACTGAAAATGTCCAACTACAGGTCGCCTGATAGACTCGGTGAAGTATCTGGCTCAGGATAAGCTTCGCGATAAGGTCGTCGTTGCTGGTAGAGTCGCCGTCGAGCATCGATTTGTTGGATCAGTTCCTTACGCGGGTCATCTTTGAGTAACTCCAAGGCTTTCTTGGCAGTAGCTACAGCCTCGTCATAGCGCTGATTCGCTGCCAAGGCGACAGCCAATGTGTCAAGATACTCAGCGAATCGTCCTCCCGTCAATTCATGCGCCTGCTGTGCCAGCATTAATG comes from the Pirellulaceae bacterium genome and includes:
- a CDS encoding Uma2 family endonuclease gives rise to the protein MSTVLKGVTLAEYEAHERASEIKSEYYRGEIFAMAGGSANHGLIAANIVRELGNALKDRPCRVFNSDLRVKVEETGLYTYPDVSVVCGPLQYDNDVSQTVTNPILLVEVLSDASESYDRGTKATHYRRILSLQEFVLVSQKSSAVETLVRQAAGAWLLREACRLEEHIRFQSLDLSLALSEIYRGVTFDPDAIMR